One genomic segment of Nonomuraea coxensis DSM 45129 includes these proteins:
- a CDS encoding citrate synthase — protein sequence MEWIDAATAAERLGVKPATLYAYVSRGVLRRRHADDGRRSLFSAEEVERLARRGRPRSQPPELVIESAVTALGVDRHYYRGADALELARTHPFETVATWLWTPTPTTLSASADPATLSCPPATLSASADPATPSRPPHSDGRESGGDGGPWRCEEGALRAAAEAQRALPADLLPLDRLQVITTVLGASDSLRFQLDRASVAATGRRLVAGLVDALPELSEPTGETIAARLWSRLCPNPATPALLDALRAALVLLADHELAASTLAARVAASAKADPYAVVLTGLGVLGGPLHGGASYGAERLLREVAEPGQAARAVAERVRRGERVPGFGHSVYKNGDGRGAVLLDLVERAVPGNDRIAAAEALAAEMRRRRLPERNVDFALAVLTAVAGMIPGAGEAIFAVARVAGWLAHAIEEYERGALLRLRASYTGPPIR from the coding sequence ATGGAGTGGATCGACGCGGCCACAGCCGCCGAACGGCTCGGGGTGAAACCGGCCACCCTGTACGCGTACGTGAGCAGGGGAGTGCTGCGTCGTCGGCACGCCGACGACGGGCGGCGCAGCCTCTTCTCCGCCGAGGAGGTCGAACGCCTCGCCCGCCGCGGCCGGCCGCGCAGCCAGCCGCCGGAGCTGGTCATCGAGTCGGCGGTGACGGCACTCGGCGTGGACCGGCACTACTACCGCGGCGCCGACGCCCTCGAACTGGCCAGGACACACCCTTTCGAAACCGTCGCCACCTGGCTCTGGACCCCCACCCCCACCACCCTCTCGGCTTCGGCCGACCCCGCCACCCTTTCCTGCCCTCCCGCCACCCTCTCGGCTTCGGCTGACCCCGCCACCCCTTCCCGTCCTCCTCACTCCGACGGCCGGGAGAGCGGCGGCGACGGAGGGCCGTGGCGGTGCGAGGAGGGGGCGCTGCGGGCGGCGGCCGAGGCACAGCGAGCGCTGCCCGCCGACCTCCTCCCGCTCGACCGCCTCCAGGTCATCACCACGGTCCTCGGCGCGTCCGACTCGCTGCGCTTCCAGCTCGACCGCGCCTCGGTCGCAGCCACCGGCCGCCGCCTCGTCGCCGGCCTGGTGGACGCCCTCCCCGAGCTGAGCGAGCCCACCGGCGAGACGATCGCCGCCCGCCTCTGGTCCCGCCTGTGCCCCAACCCCGCCACGCCCGCCCTGCTCGACGCGCTGCGGGCCGCGCTCGTCCTGCTCGCCGACCACGAGCTGGCCGCCTCCACCCTGGCCGCCAGGGTCGCCGCCTCCGCCAAGGCCGACCCGTACGCGGTGGTGCTGACCGGCCTCGGCGTGCTGGGCGGCCCGCTGCACGGCGGCGCGTCGTACGGGGCGGAACGGCTGCTCCGCGAGGTCGCCGAGCCCGGCCAGGCCGCCCGCGCCGTCGCCGAGCGGGTCCGGCGCGGCGAGCGCGTCCCCGGCTTCGGCCACAGCGTCTACAAGAACGGCGACGGCCGCGGCGCCGTCCTGCTCGACCTGGTCGAGCGGGCCGTCCCCGGCAACGACAGGATCGCCGCGGCGGAGGCGCTGGCCGCCGAGATGCGCCGGCGCAGGCTCCCCGAGCGCAACGTCGACTTCGCCCTCGCCGTCCTCACCGCCGTCGCCGGCATGATCCCCGGCGCGGGCGAGGCGATCTTCGCGGTCGCGCGGGTGGCCGGCTGGCTGGCGCACGCCATCGAGGAGTACGAGCGCGGCGCCCTCCTCCGCCTGCGCGCCTCCTACACCGGCCCGCCGATCAGGTAG
- a CDS encoding LeuA family protein yields MPKVHFLDVTNRDGVQTARTGLSKFGKTMVNFYLARLGVAQSEIGFPFLFHEVPYVRAQLALAEAGAFGELRLSGWCRGVPQDVERAAPLGLKHYNLSISTSDYMIQNKFRGRLDREAIIREMTAAVRAAKAAGALTIGVNAEDGSRTDDAFLLEFALAAKEAGADRVRYCDTIGGDTPDRIRERFAKLASAAAMPVETHCHNDLGLAVANSVSGALGDLDAGQDAWINTCVNGIGERSGNADLLSTILAFRHGFGLEAEIGDALDLSWARRFALWAAYAFGQPLPYNQVGAGRNAFAHESGIHADGALKDHGNYELYDEATLGPFPQDWHARSGRVVLTGEYGGKAGFRHVMDGLGAEVAAGDEEPAFRLVQLCNAMTGKPLTDDELRLIAAYPRELSLLFPGLTE; encoded by the coding sequence ATGCCCAAAGTTCACTTCCTCGACGTGACCAACCGGGACGGCGTGCAGACCGCGCGTACCGGCCTGTCGAAGTTCGGCAAGACCATGGTCAACTTCTATCTGGCCAGGCTCGGGGTGGCGCAGTCCGAGATCGGTTTCCCGTTCCTGTTCCACGAGGTCCCGTACGTACGGGCGCAGCTCGCGCTCGCCGAGGCCGGCGCGTTCGGGGAGCTGCGGCTGTCCGGCTGGTGCCGGGGCGTGCCGCAGGACGTGGAGCGGGCCGCCCCGCTCGGCCTGAAGCACTACAACCTGTCCATCTCGACGTCCGACTACATGATCCAGAACAAGTTCCGCGGCCGGCTGGACCGGGAAGCGATCATCAGGGAGATGACCGCCGCCGTGCGGGCGGCCAAGGCCGCGGGCGCGCTGACCATCGGGGTGAACGCGGAGGACGGCTCGCGGACGGACGACGCCTTCCTGCTGGAGTTCGCGCTGGCGGCGAAGGAGGCCGGGGCCGACCGGGTGCGCTACTGCGACACGATCGGCGGCGACACGCCCGACCGGATCCGTGAGCGGTTCGCCAAGCTCGCCTCCGCCGCCGCGATGCCCGTCGAGACGCACTGCCACAACGATCTCGGCCTGGCCGTGGCCAACTCGGTCTCCGGCGCGCTCGGCGACCTCGACGCCGGCCAGGACGCCTGGATCAACACCTGCGTGAACGGCATCGGCGAGCGCTCCGGCAACGCCGACCTGCTGTCCACCATCCTGGCCTTCCGCCACGGCTTCGGGCTGGAGGCCGAGATCGGCGACGCCCTGGACCTGTCGTGGGCGCGGCGCTTCGCGCTGTGGGCGGCGTACGCGTTCGGGCAGCCGCTGCCGTACAACCAGGTCGGGGCGGGGCGGAACGCGTTCGCGCACGAGTCGGGCATCCACGCCGACGGCGCGCTGAAGGACCACGGCAACTACGAGCTGTACGACGAGGCGACGCTCGGCCCGTTCCCACAGGACTGGCACGCCCGGTCCGGGCGGGTGGTCCTGACCGGCGAGTACGGCGGCAAGGCCGGCTTCCGGCACGTCATGGACGGCCTCGGCGCCGAGGTGGCCGCCGGGGACGAGGAGCCGGCCTTCCGCCTGGTCCAGCTCTGCAACGCGATGACCGGCAAGCCGCTCACGGACGACGAGCTCCGCCTGATCGCCGCGTACCCGCGCGAGCTGTCCCTGCTCTTCCCCGGCCTCACGGAGTAG
- a CDS encoding NAD(P)/FAD-dependent oxidoreductase, whose translation MSKHILIVGGGYVGMYTALGLRKLIRSGEASVTVVDPRGYMTYQPFLAEAAGGAVEPRHVVAPLAPALPGARVLTGHVTRVDHAARTAAFQPVQGPARTLAYDILVMAAGSVTRLLPIPGLAEHAVGFKTVGEAVHLRNRVLAQLAAAVSTDDERVRRRALTFVVAGGGFSGVEALAEMQGLADEAVRHHAGVEPADLSWTLVEAGERILPELDASLGEWTARALRARGVDVRVGVRLVSAAGGVAELSDGTRLDAGTLVWAAGGRPNPLAAATGLPVDRLGRIAATEYLTVAGVPDAFAAGDGAAVPDLTRPGEFTAPNAQHAVRQAKLLARNVVAHVRGRRMRPYRHAYLGSVAGLGHHQGVAQVYRLRLTGFLGWLAHRAYHLAWVPTFGNKARVLTDWALSALFRRETVPLQAIEHADADFRAAAALDLPRAA comes from the coding sequence GTGAGCAAGCACATCCTGATCGTCGGTGGCGGATATGTCGGCATGTACACCGCTCTGGGGCTGCGCAAGCTGATCCGTTCGGGAGAGGCGAGCGTCACCGTCGTGGACCCGCGCGGCTACATGACGTATCAGCCCTTCCTCGCCGAGGCGGCCGGCGGCGCGGTCGAGCCCCGCCACGTCGTCGCCCCCCTGGCCCCGGCGCTGCCCGGCGCGCGGGTGCTGACCGGTCACGTCACCCGGGTGGACCACGCGGCCAGGACCGCCGCGTTCCAGCCGGTCCAGGGGCCGGCCAGGACTCTTGCGTACGACATCCTCGTGATGGCGGCCGGCTCGGTCACCCGCCTGCTGCCCATCCCCGGGCTGGCCGAGCACGCCGTCGGCTTCAAGACCGTCGGCGAGGCCGTGCACCTGCGCAACCGCGTCCTCGCCCAGCTCGCCGCGGCCGTCTCGACCGACGACGAGCGGGTACGCCGCCGGGCGCTGACGTTCGTGGTGGCCGGCGGCGGGTTCTCGGGCGTGGAGGCGCTGGCCGAGATGCAGGGCCTGGCCGACGAGGCCGTCCGGCACCACGCCGGCGTCGAGCCCGCCGACCTGAGCTGGACCCTGGTCGAGGCCGGCGAGCGCATCCTGCCCGAACTCGACGCCTCGCTCGGCGAGTGGACCGCCCGCGCGCTGCGCGCCCGCGGCGTGGACGTCCGCGTCGGCGTCCGGCTTGTCTCGGCCGCGGGCGGCGTGGCCGAGCTGAGCGACGGCACCCGCCTGGACGCCGGCACGCTGGTCTGGGCCGCGGGCGGCCGGCCGAACCCCCTCGCCGCGGCCACCGGCCTGCCCGTGGACCGGCTCGGGCGGATCGCCGCCACCGAGTACCTGACGGTGGCCGGGGTGCCGGACGCGTTCGCGGCCGGCGACGGGGCCGCGGTGCCCGACCTGACCCGGCCGGGCGAGTTCACCGCCCCCAACGCCCAGCACGCGGTCCGGCAGGCCAAGCTGCTCGCCCGCAACGTGGTGGCCCACGTGCGGGGGCGGCGGATGCGGCCGTACCGGCACGCCTACCTCGGCTCGGTCGCCGGGCTCGGGCACCATCAGGGCGTCGCCCAGGTGTACCGGCTGCGGCTGACCGGGTTCCTGGGGTGGCTGGCGCACCGGGCGTACCACCTGGCGTGGGTGCCGACGTTCGGCAACAAGGCCCGGGTGCTGACCGACTGGGCGCTGTCGGCGCTCTTCCGCAGGGAGACCGTGCCGCTCCAGGCGATCGAGCACGCCGACGCCGACTTCCGCGCCGCCGCCGCTCTCGACCTGCCCCGGGCGGCCTGA
- a CDS encoding MFS transporter encodes MKTAPREVVTAPSRSRIAVAALAGTAIEFYDFYIYGTAAALVLNTVFFPEMDQVAGTLASFSTFAVAFVSRPLGSALFGHWGDRVGRTSMLVVSLLVMGLATVLIGLLPGYAAIGVAAPALLVLLRFAQGVGLGGEWGGAALLATEHAPPGRRGWYAMFPQLGPAAGFVAANGLFLVLGEALSEEQFGEWGWRLPFVASLPLVAVGLWVRLRIAETPVFRAAMDERRLARVPFAGLVRHQWRRVLLGAGAMTVAYTLFYTATTYCLSYGTGTLGIPRTTMLGLTMAGVLFMAAGTIASSLVSDRLGRRRTLIIGCGPAIVWGLVMFPLMETRSVALVGVALAGTLGLMGLVFGPMGGYLPELFRTEHRYSGASVAYSLGGVLGGAVPPLVATGLQAGGLGTAAAGAYVSATALLSLLCLLALPETGDRTL; translated from the coding sequence ATGAAGACAGCCCCCCGGGAGGTCGTGACCGCCCCGAGCCGGTCCAGGATCGCCGTCGCCGCCCTCGCCGGCACCGCGATCGAGTTCTACGACTTCTACATCTACGGCACCGCCGCCGCGCTGGTGCTCAACACCGTGTTCTTCCCCGAGATGGACCAGGTGGCGGGCACCCTGGCGTCCTTCTCGACGTTCGCGGTGGCGTTCGTGTCACGGCCGCTCGGCTCGGCCTTGTTCGGCCACTGGGGCGACCGCGTCGGCCGCACGTCCATGCTCGTCGTGTCGCTGCTGGTGATGGGCCTGGCGACGGTGCTGATCGGGCTGCTGCCCGGCTACGCCGCCATCGGCGTCGCCGCGCCCGCGCTGCTGGTGCTGCTGCGCTTCGCCCAGGGCGTCGGCCTCGGCGGCGAGTGGGGCGGCGCCGCGCTGCTCGCCACCGAGCACGCGCCGCCCGGCCGGCGCGGCTGGTACGCGATGTTCCCGCAGCTCGGGCCGGCGGCGGGGTTCGTGGCGGCCAACGGGCTCTTCCTCGTCCTCGGCGAGGCGCTGAGCGAGGAGCAGTTCGGCGAGTGGGGGTGGCGGCTGCCGTTCGTGGCCTCTTTGCCGCTGGTGGCCGTCGGCCTGTGGGTCCGGCTCAGGATCGCCGAGACGCCGGTCTTCCGGGCCGCGATGGACGAGCGGCGCCTCGCCAGGGTGCCGTTCGCCGGGCTCGTGCGGCACCAGTGGCGGCGGGTGCTGCTCGGCGCCGGGGCCATGACGGTCGCGTACACGCTGTTCTACACCGCCACCACCTACTGCCTGTCGTACGGCACGGGCACGCTGGGGATCCCGCGCACCACCATGCTCGGCCTGACCATGGCCGGCGTCCTGTTCATGGCGGCGGGAACGATCGCCTCCTCCCTGGTGTCCGACCGACTCGGCCGCCGGCGCACGCTGATCATCGGGTGCGGGCCGGCGATCGTGTGGGGGCTGGTGATGTTCCCGCTCATGGAGACCCGGTCGGTGGCCCTCGTCGGCGTGGCGCTGGCGGGCACGCTCGGCCTCATGGGACTGGTCTTCGGCCCGATGGGCGGCTACCTGCCCGAGTTGTTCCGCACCGAACACCGTTACAGCGGCGCCTCCGTCGCCTACAGCCTCGGAGGGGTGCTCGGCGGCGCGGTGCCGCCGCTCGTCGCGACCGGCCTGCAGGCCGGCGGGCTCGGGACGGCGGCGGCCGGCGCGTACGTCTCCGCGACGGCCCTGCTGAGCCTGCTCTGCCTGCTCGCCCTGCCAGAGACCGGCGACCGGACCCTGTGA
- a CDS encoding HAD family hydrolase, translating to MGIELVIFDCDGTLVDSEPISVRVGTAALRRLGWSIDEAEYAERFVGCTTEFWAEQVGETPPGWRERLDAEYEAAIAEELRVIAGIEAALDRLDVPSCVASNGRHRAIRRSLELTGLAERFTGRVFSAEDVPQGKPAPDLFLHAAATLGADPERCVVVEDSPFGVMAAVSAGMRCLAYAGGLTPATRLTGAGATRLFHDPAGIPELLTRLD from the coding sequence TTGGGTATCGAACTGGTCATCTTCGACTGCGACGGAACGTTGGTGGACAGCGAGCCCATCTCGGTCCGCGTGGGCACCGCCGCGCTGCGACGGCTGGGCTGGTCGATCGACGAGGCGGAGTACGCCGAGCGCTTCGTGGGCTGCACCACCGAGTTCTGGGCCGAGCAGGTCGGCGAGACCCCGCCCGGCTGGCGGGAACGGCTCGACGCCGAGTACGAGGCCGCGATCGCGGAAGAGCTGCGCGTCATCGCGGGCATCGAGGCCGCGCTCGACCGGCTCGACGTGCCGAGCTGCGTGGCCTCCAACGGCCGCCACCGCGCGATCCGCCGCAGCCTGGAGCTCACCGGGCTGGCGGAGCGGTTCACCGGCCGGGTGTTCAGCGCCGAGGACGTCCCGCAGGGCAAGCCGGCCCCCGATCTGTTCCTGCACGCCGCCGCCACCCTGGGAGCCGACCCCGAGCGGTGCGTCGTGGTGGAGGACAGCCCGTTCGGGGTGATGGCGGCGGTGAGCGCGGGCATGCGGTGCCTGGCGTACGCGGGCGGGCTCACCCCGGCCACCCGCCTGACCGGCGCGGGCGCCACCCGGCTGTTCCACGACCCGGCCGGCATCCCCGAACTGCTCACCCGCCTGGACTGA
- a CDS encoding class I SAM-dependent methyltransferase, with the protein MFSEKPSQTAMMAAAARAAHLVVDDPPHIFTDQLAAPLLGARAGELLGYHRLHGGHLILSGTRAQVTARSRHAEDRLLGSGLPRYVILGAGLDTFAYRRAGGEIRVFEVDHPATQEWKKGLLADAGMTVPEFLTFVGVDFEKDDLGSRLGAEGFASGRPAFVSWLGVSMYLTAEAVSATLAAFAAFAPGSELVMEYALPPEARDALSEEMAGYALPAAAERGEPWLTFHTPESITALLAGHGLRVVEHVRQPDLPAVAGRAAATPVSVDLCRLVVATPA; encoded by the coding sequence GTGTTCAGCGAGAAACCCAGCCAGACGGCGATGATGGCCGCCGCCGCGCGCGCCGCACATCTCGTGGTCGACGATCCCCCGCACATCTTCACCGACCAGCTGGCCGCGCCGCTGCTCGGCGCACGGGCCGGGGAGCTGCTCGGCTACCACCGGCTGCACGGCGGCCATCTCATCCTGTCCGGCACCCGCGCGCAGGTCACCGCCCGCAGCCGGCACGCCGAGGACCGCCTGCTCGGCTCCGGCCTCCCCCGGTACGTCATTCTCGGCGCCGGTCTCGACACCTTCGCCTACCGCCGGGCGGGCGGCGAAATCCGCGTCTTCGAGGTGGACCACCCGGCCACCCAGGAATGGAAGAAAGGGCTCCTCGCCGACGCCGGGATGACCGTTCCCGAATTTCTCACCTTCGTCGGCGTGGATTTCGAGAAGGACGACCTGGGTTCCCGGCTCGGCGCGGAGGGATTCGCGTCCGGCCGGCCCGCGTTCGTGAGCTGGCTCGGCGTCAGCATGTATCTCACGGCGGAGGCGGTGTCGGCCACGCTCGCCGCGTTCGCCGCCTTCGCGCCCGGCTCGGAGCTCGTCATGGAGTACGCCCTGCCGCCCGAGGCCAGGGACGCGCTGAGCGAGGAGATGGCCGGCTACGCCCTGCCGGCCGCCGCCGAGCGCGGCGAGCCCTGGCTGACCTTCCACACGCCCGAGTCGATCACCGCGCTGCTGGCCGGTCACGGGCTGCGAGTGGTCGAGCACGTGCGCCAGCCCGACCTCCCCGCCGTGGCCGGCCGGGCGGCGGCCACGCCGGTCAGCGTGGACCTGTGCCGCCTGGTCGTCGCCACCCCCGCCTGA
- a CDS encoding NAD-dependent epimerase/dehydratase family protein, translating into MRVVVTGAHGKVGRAAVQALLAAGHEVTASDVTRPVWEREDPGAPRYLQADLTDAGQAFAVAREAEAVVHAAAIPDPTHNPPHVVFQNNVMATFNLVEAAVRFGVTRFVNISSETVPGFFFAERPFLPDYVPVDEEHPIKPQDPYALSKHVGEQLMDAAVRRSDLRCISLRPSWVQHEGNYERNLGPQVRDVRQAGAGLWSYTDAYDLADAIVLAVESDLPGHEVFYIAAPDNAGGHDFASALREHVSETIELRPLARPDASGVSCAKAHRLLGWTPKRSWRDYLDDNGRARVQEG; encoded by the coding sequence ATGCGCGTCGTCGTCACGGGGGCCCACGGCAAGGTGGGGCGGGCGGCCGTCCAGGCGTTGCTGGCGGCCGGTCACGAGGTGACCGCCTCCGATGTCACCCGCCCCGTCTGGGAGCGGGAGGATCCGGGCGCTCCCCGCTACCTCCAGGCCGACCTGACGGACGCCGGTCAGGCGTTCGCCGTGGCGCGCGAGGCCGAGGCGGTGGTGCACGCGGCGGCCATTCCCGACCCCACGCACAATCCGCCGCACGTGGTGTTCCAGAACAACGTCATGGCGACGTTCAACCTGGTCGAGGCGGCCGTGCGGTTCGGCGTGACCCGGTTCGTCAACATCTCCAGCGAGACGGTGCCCGGGTTCTTCTTCGCCGAGCGGCCGTTCCTGCCGGACTACGTGCCGGTGGACGAGGAGCACCCGATCAAGCCGCAGGACCCGTACGCGCTGTCGAAGCACGTCGGCGAGCAGCTCATGGACGCGGCCGTGCGCCGCTCCGACCTCAGGTGCATCTCCCTGCGGCCGAGCTGGGTGCAGCACGAGGGCAACTACGAGCGCAACCTCGGCCCGCAGGTGCGCGACGTCCGCCAGGCCGGGGCGGGGCTGTGGAGCTACACCGACGCCTACGACCTGGCGGACGCGATCGTCCTGGCCGTCGAGTCGGACCTGCCGGGGCACGAGGTGTTCTACATCGCCGCTCCCGACAACGCGGGAGGGCACGACTTCGCGTCGGCGCTGCGCGAGCACGTGAGCGAGACGATCGAGTTGAGGCCGCTCGCCCGTCCCGACGCCTCGGGCGTCTCCTGCGCCAAGGCCCACCGCCTGCTGGGCTGGACCCCGAAGCGGTCGTGGCGCGACTACCTGGACGACAACGGCCGCGCCCGCGTCCAGGAGGGCTGA